In a single window of the Deltaproteobacteria bacterium genome:
- a CDS encoding branched-chain amino acid ABC transporter permease, with protein MEGISFSSQLIQYAITGVTVGSIYALVAIGFNIIYNVTEIINFAQGEFVMLGGLFMVFFATVMQIPLLLAFFLTLTVVIAIGVMMERFAIFPAKNASVLTMIIITIACSILLKGAAMYGWGKDPFMLAPFSDRKAFVFVGAAVFPQSLWILGTTLIVVFLLTFFYKRTRFGRAMIASSDNPDAAQLMGIDVKTMVMVSFGLSAAVGAVAGIVITPISLMEYDRGALLGLKGFGAAVLGGLGHFYGAVLAGFMVGLMESFCAGLISSGYKDAAALVVLLLVLFLRPSGLFGSKEVMKMKEF; from the coding sequence ATGGAAGGAATCTCTTTTTCAAGCCAGCTTATTCAGTACGCGATAACCGGTGTCACGGTCGGGAGCATCTACGCCCTGGTTGCCATTGGGTTTAACATCATTTACAACGTTACCGAAATCATCAACTTCGCCCAGGGGGAGTTTGTAATGCTCGGTGGGCTTTTTATGGTTTTCTTTGCCACCGTCATGCAGATCCCCCTTCTGCTGGCCTTTTTTCTTACTCTCACCGTGGTGATTGCCATTGGGGTCATGATGGAGCGGTTTGCCATCTTTCCTGCAAAGAACGCTTCGGTGCTCACCATGATCATCATAACCATTGCCTGTTCCATACTTCTGAAGGGGGCGGCCATGTATGGATGGGGCAAGGACCCCTTCATGCTAGCTCCGTTTTCTGATCGAAAGGCCTTTGTTTTCGTGGGGGCCGCGGTTTTTCCACAGTCCCTATGGATCCTGGGAACGACCCTTATCGTTGTTTTTCTCCTGACGTTTTTTTACAAGCGCACAAGGTTTGGCAGGGCAATGATCGCAAGCTCCGACAATCCGGATGCTGCTCAACTCATGGGGATTGACGTGAAGACTATGGTCATGGTCTCCTTTGGTTTAAGCGCGGCTGTGGGCGCTGTGGCGGGCATCGTGATTACGCCCATATCCTTAATGGAATATGACCGCGGGGCGCTTCTGGGCCTCAAAGGCTTTGGCGCCGCCGTCTTGGGAGGATTGGGTCATTTCTACGGAGCAGTGCTTGCGGGATTCATGGTGGGGCTCATGGAGTCGTTTTGTGCAGGGCTCATATCGTCGGGTTATAAAGACGCGGCAGCGCTAGTGGTCTTGCTCCTTGTATTGTTTCTAAGGCCAAGCGGTCTTTTTGGAAGCAAGGAAGTAATGAAGATGAAGGAATTCTGA